One Phragmites australis chromosome 23, lpPhrAust1.1, whole genome shotgun sequence DNA window includes the following coding sequences:
- the LOC133906780 gene encoding aspartic proteinase nepenthesin-1-like, which produces MARPLLWLALLCVSLSSFAACGLRLELTHVDAKDNCTVEERLHRATERTHRRLASMGGVIAPVRWAETQYIAEYHIGDPPQRAEAIVDTGSDLIWTQCVTCRPKCFSQNLPFYNYSRSLTVQAVSCNDTICAVNSETQCTRDGKACAVLVSYGAGDIAGVLGTEVFTFRSEKVRLAFGCIIATDIAQGSLDGASGIIGLGRGALSLVSQLGDTKFSYCLTPYLRDTVNPSHLYVGASAELSGNVPVTSVPFVKNPKEDPFNTFYYLPLVGMTVGNAKLAIPAEAFDLRQVAPGVWAGGVLIDSGSPFTSLVDVAYQALGAELARQLGASLVTPPAKVLDLCVARGNVSLVPPLVLHFGGGGDVVVPPENYWGPVDRATECMLVFNAATRTNATLPMNETTIIGNYMQQNMHLLYDLGQGVLSFQPADCSSM; this is translated from the coding sequence ATGGCGAGGCCTTTGCTCTGGCTCGCGCTCTTGTGCGTCTCCTTGTCGTCGTTCGCCGCCTGCGGCCTCCGCCTCGAGCTCACCCATGTAGACGCCAAGGACAACTGCACCGTCGAGGAGCGCCTGCATCGCGCCACCGAGCGCACCCACCGCCGTCTGGCGTCCATGGGCGGGGTGATAGCGCCCGTCCGCTGGGCGGAGACGCAGTACATCGCCGAGTACCACATCGGGGACCCGCCTCAACGGGCCGAGGCCATCGTCGACACCGGCAGCGACCTCATCTGGACGCAGTGCGTTACCTGCCGCCCCAAGTGCTTCAGCCAGAACCTCCCTTTCTACAACTACTCCCGGTCGCTCACCGTCCAGGCCGTGTCGTGCAACGACACCATATGCGCCGTGAACTCCGAGACCCAGTGCACGCGCGACGGCAAGGCGTGCGCCGTCCTCGTAAGCTATGGCGCCGGGGACATCGCCGGGGTCCTCGGGACCGAGGTGTTCACGTTTCGGTCCGAGAAAGTGAGGCTCGCCTTCGGGTGCATCATTGCGACCGATATCGCGCAGGGGTCACTCGACGGCGCGTCCGGCATCATCGGGCTCGGCAGGGGCGCGCTGTCGCTGGTCTCCCAGCTCGGCGACACCAAGTTCTCCTACTGCCTCACGCCATACTTGCGCGACACCGTCAACCCGAGCCACCTGTACGTCGGCGCGTCCGCCGAACTGAGCGGCAACGTGCCGGTGACGTCCGTGCCGTTCGTCAAGAACCCTAAGGAGGACCCCTTCAACACGTTCTACTACCTGCCCCTTGTCGGGATGACAGTGGGCAACGCCAAGCTAGCCATCCCCGCTGAGGCGTTCGACCTCCGGCAGGTCGCACCGGGGGTGTGGGCCGGCGGCGTGCTGATCGACTCCGGCTCCCCGTTCACGAGCCTCGTTGACGTGGCGTACCAGGCACTGGGGGCAGAGCTGGCCCGGCAACTGGGCGCCAGCCTCGTGACCCCGCCGGCCAAAGTGTTGGACCTGTGCGTGGCGCGGGGGAACGTCAGCTTGGTGCCGCCGTTGGTGCTGCActttggcggcggcggggacgtcGTGGTGCCGCCGGAGAACTACTGGGGGCCCGTCGACAGGGCCACGGAGTGCATGTTGGTTTTCAACGCGGCGACGCGGACGAACGCGACGCTGCCCATGAACGAGACGACCATCATCGGCAACTACATGCAGCAGAACATGCACCTGCTGTACGACCTCGGCCAAGGCGTGCTCTCCTTCCAGCCGGCGGACTGCAGctccatgtga